In Phyllostomus discolor isolate MPI-MPIP mPhyDis1 chromosome 2, mPhyDis1.pri.v3, whole genome shotgun sequence, the following are encoded in one genomic region:
- the MIEF1 gene encoding mitochondrial dynamics protein MID51, which yields MAGAGERKGKKDDNGIGTALDFVLSNARLVLGVGGAAMLGIATLAVKRMYDRAISAPTSPTRLSHLGKRSWEEPNWMGSPRLLNKDMKAGLSRSLQTLPTDSSAFDTDTFCPPRPKPLARKGQVDLKKSRLRMSLQEKLLAYYRNRAAIPAGEQARAKQAAVDICAELRGFLRAKLPDMPLRDMYLSGSLYDDLQVVTADHIQLIVPLVLEQNLWSCIPGEDTIMNVPGFFLVRRENPEYFPRGSSYWDRCVVGGYLSPKTVADTFEKVVAGSINWPAIGSLLDYVIRPAPPPEALTLEVQYERDKHLVIDFLPSVTLGDTVLVARPHRLAQYDNLWRLSLRPAETARLRALDQADSGCRCLCLKILKAICKSTPALGRLTACQLTNVILHLAQEEADWSPDVLADRFLQALRGLIRYLEAGVLPSALNPKVNLFAELTPEEIDELGYTLYCSLSEPEVLLQT from the exons ATGGCAGGCGCCGGCGAGCGCAAAGGCAAGAAGGATGACAATGGCATCGGCACGGCCCTTGATTTCGTGCTCTCCAATGCCCGGCtggtgctgggggtgggtggagcagcCATGCTGGGCATCGCCACACTGGCGGTTAAGCGG ATGTACGATCGGGCCATCAGCGCGCCCACCAGCCCCACCCGCCTGAGCCACCTGGGGAAGAGGAGCTGGGAAGAGCCGAACTGGATGGGCTCCCCACGCCTGCTGAACAAGGACATGAAGGCCGGCCTGAGCCGCTCCCTGCAGACGCTGCCCACGGACTCCTCAGCCTTCGACACCG ATACGTTCTGCCCACCCCGGCCCAAGCCGTTGGCCAGGAAGGGCCAGGTAGACTTGAAGAAGTCACGACTCCGCATGTCCCTGCAGGAGAAACTGCTCGCTTACTACCGGAACCGGGCCGCCATCCCTGCCGGCGAGCAGGCGCGGGCCAAGCAAGCTGCCGTGGACATATGCGCCGAGCTCCGGGGCTTCCTGCGGGCCAAGCTGCCTGACATGCCGCTTCGGGACATGTACCTGAGCGGCAGCCTCTACGATGACCTGCAG GTGGTGACGGCCGACCACATCCAGCTCATCGTGCCCCTGGTGCTGGAGCAGAACCTGTGGTCGTGCATTCCTGGCGAGGACACCATCATGAACGTCCCCGGCTTCTTCCTGGTCCGCCGAGAGAACCCGGAGTACTTTCCTCGTGGCAGCAGTTACTGGGACCGCTGTGTGGTCGGGGGCTACCTCTCCCCGAAGACGGTGGCGGACACGTTTGAGAAGGTCGTGGCTGGCTCCATCAACTGGCCGGCCATCGGCTCCCTCTTGGACTATGTGATCCGACCGGCGCCGCCCCCAGAGGCCCTGACCCTGGAAGTGCAGTACGAGCGGGACAAACATCTTGTCATTGACTTCCTGCCATCGGTGACCCTTGGCGACACCGTCTTGGTGGCCAGACCGCACCGGCTGGCCCAGTACGACAACCTGTGGCGGCTGAGCCTGCGTCCTGCCGAGACGGCTCGCCTGCGGGCTCTGGACCAGGCTGACTCGGGCTGCCGCTGTCTGTGCCTCAAGATCCTCAAGGCCATATGCAAGTCCACGCCGGCTCTGGGCCGCCTCACTGCCTGCCAGCTCACCAATGTCATCCTCCACTTGGCCCAGGAGGAGGCCGACTGGTCTCCCGACGTGCTGGCCGACCGCTTCCTGCAGGCCCTGCGGGGACTCATCAGGTACCTGGAGGCCGGCGTCCTGCCCAGTGCCCTCAACCCCAAGGTGAACTTATTCGCAGAGCTCACCCCGGAAGAAATAGATGAATTGGGATACACTCTCTATTGCTCGTTGTCTGAGCCGGAGGTGCTGCTGCAGACGTAG
- the ATF4 gene encoding cyclic AMP-dependent transcription factor ATF-4, translating to MTEMSFLSSEVLVGDFVSPFDQSGLGAEESLGLLDDSLEVAKHFKPHGFSSDKAKAGSSEWLAVDGLVGASDNGKEDAFSGTDWMVEKMDLNEFDFDALLGLDDLEMTPDEFWATLEDSCGLLDPLNQEINKEPPQTVNPIGHLPESLPKTDQVASFTVLQPRPLSPVALSSTLDHSFSLELGSEVDISEGDRKSDSPAYIIIIPQCVKEEEAASDNDSGICMSPESDQGSPQHSPSAPGASPSSLLSSDDVCGSARPKPYDPPGEKVVAAKVKGEKLDKKLKKMQQNKTAATRYRQKKRAEQEALTGECKELEKKNEALKEKADSLAKEIQYLKDLIEEVRKARGKKRAP from the exons ATGACCGAGATGAGTTTCCTGAGCAGCGAGGTGTTGGTGGGGGACTTCGTGTCCCCCTTCGACCAGTCGGGCTTGGGGGCTGAAGAAAGCCTAGGTCTCTTAGACGACTCCCTGGAGGTGGCCAAGCACTTTAAACCTCATGGGTTCTCCAGCGACAAGGCTAAGGCGGGCTCCTCCGAATGGCTGGCTGTGGATGGGTTGGTCGGTGCCTCAGACAACGGCAAGG AGGATGCCTTCTCCGGGACAGATTGGATGGTGGAGAAAATGGATCTCAACGAGtttgattttgatgccttgtTAGGTTTAGATGACCTGGAAATGACGCCGGATGAGTTTTGGGCCACGTTGGAAGACTCGTGTGGTCTCCTTGACCCCCTAAACCAGGAGATTAATAAGGAGCCCCCCCAGACAGTGAACCCAATTGGCCATCTTCCAGAAAGCTTACCAAAAACTGACCAGGTTGCTTCCTTTACTGTACTGCAACCTCGTCCCCTTTCCCCAGTGGCCCTGTCGTCCACTCTGGACCATTCTTTCAGTTTAGAGCTAGGCAGCGAGGTCGACATCTCTGAAGGAGACAGGAAGTCAGACTCTCCCGCCTACATTATCATAATCCCTCAGTGCGTGAAGGAGGAGGAAGCTGCCTCAGACAACGACAGCGGCATATGCATGAGCCCCGAGTCGGACCAGGGCTCCCCTCAGCACAGTCCCTCTGCCCCCGGGGCCTCCCCAAGCAGTTTGCTGTCCTCAGACGATGTCTGTGGCTCTGCGCGCCCCAAACCCTATGACCCTCCTGGGGAGAAGGTGGTGGCAGCGAAAGTCAAGGGTGAAAAACTAGATAAAAAGCTGAAAAAGATGCAGCAGAACAAGACTGCAGCCACTAGGTACCGCCAGAAGaagagggcagagcaggaggcCCTCACGGGGGAGTGTAAAGAGCTGGAAAAGAAAAACGAGGCTCTGAAAGAGAAGGCAGACTCCTTGGCCAAGGAGATCCAGTATCTGAAAGATCTGATAGAAGAGGTGCGCAAGGCGAGGGGAAAGAAAAGGGCCCCCTAG